In Arthrobacter sp. CDRTa11, one DNA window encodes the following:
- a CDS encoding beta-galactosidase trimerization domain-containing protein produces the protein MGPRPGVSRRRFIISAALGATAVGIGAVAVGTGLGNNPPAGEGTGATPAPGTETPPADLTWISEARVAGFETFRDDPDVDARLDVLAAAHVSVVVMDCDLSFYLTDATFEADALYFDQVAKKCHERGMKILVYYPMLEALTENAPDAESTMGKDHPDWVQRGIDGKPNIFIGGEGRVFWVPEGTESAWLCPTTSYRDYFINRVKRLAQTSLDGLWGDVPLLSDIAGVWPCTNETCAAKFLAETGLAQPAGVDWNNPGFRRWVAWRHGVIHEFEQAVLAGARTVRPDFQLIVETVTMDYNACTVQGLDGASRDDGDVLRVWEVDCVSDETGMREAPADDWISMAIMMRHGRGCAGKNPSWVISYGKEADDAERVMAISIAGGLRPYETQIPVLNHTVGDAWRGKMYGWLKENNDIWAGQSANPVAVVFSSLSRDFVDQNAGIGLYTSTNLADNLWWATEPTDSAKALPYLGEYRGICKALIHAHAPYDVVTTPHLSAERLAPYPVVVAPRPAALSDAEIASLKSYVEAGGTLVITGGTDAGVFDQNGGLRAGPALLEAFGLGPGTNWQRTSHGPGAVVLVTEQVGQNYYQTTDAAITAELAGIMATSPRTVVTDAPPAVVIDLRQPAEPRIDVLFANINGLDTSGFKAESASFKVGIPCGGKTPQGVTVTQPGDLAPVEIPFTHEEDRAVFNVTVGAILLARIEVA, from the coding sequence ATGGGACCCAGGCCCGGAGTATCCCGACGCAGATTCATCATTTCGGCCGCCCTCGGGGCCACCGCCGTCGGCATCGGCGCTGTGGCCGTTGGCACTGGGTTGGGAAACAACCCACCGGCCGGTGAGGGTACCGGCGCGACGCCCGCACCAGGTACGGAAACGCCGCCTGCTGACCTGACCTGGATCTCCGAAGCGCGCGTCGCGGGGTTCGAGACCTTTAGGGACGATCCGGACGTTGACGCGCGCCTCGATGTCCTCGCGGCGGCGCATGTGAGCGTGGTGGTGATGGATTGCGACCTCTCGTTCTATCTGACCGACGCGACCTTCGAGGCGGATGCACTCTACTTTGATCAGGTGGCAAAGAAATGCCACGAGCGCGGCATGAAGATACTCGTCTATTACCCGATGCTGGAGGCACTGACGGAGAACGCGCCGGATGCCGAAAGCACTATGGGCAAGGATCATCCGGACTGGGTGCAGCGCGGCATCGATGGGAAGCCGAACATCTTTATTGGCGGCGAGGGCCGCGTGTTTTGGGTGCCGGAGGGGACCGAGAGCGCCTGGCTCTGCCCCACCACCTCCTACCGCGATTACTTCATCAACCGGGTGAAGCGGCTGGCACAGACCTCGCTGGACGGTTTGTGGGGCGACGTTCCGCTGCTTTCGGACATCGCCGGGGTGTGGCCTTGCACCAACGAGACCTGCGCCGCCAAGTTCCTCGCAGAGACAGGACTCGCGCAGCCCGCCGGCGTGGATTGGAACAATCCGGGGTTTCGCCGCTGGGTGGCGTGGCGCCACGGCGTCATCCATGAATTCGAGCAGGCGGTGCTTGCCGGCGCACGCACGGTACGGCCGGACTTCCAGCTGATCGTTGAGACCGTGACCATGGACTACAACGCGTGCACCGTGCAGGGCCTTGACGGCGCCAGCCGCGATGACGGCGATGTTCTCCGCGTGTGGGAAGTTGACTGTGTCAGCGACGAGACCGGCATGCGCGAGGCGCCCGCCGATGATTGGATCTCGATGGCGATCATGATGCGCCACGGCCGCGGCTGCGCGGGCAAGAACCCGAGCTGGGTGATTTCGTACGGCAAGGAGGCAGACGACGCCGAACGTGTCATGGCCATCTCCATCGCCGGTGGCCTGCGGCCCTACGAGACCCAGATCCCGGTGCTCAACCACACGGTGGGCGACGCCTGGCGCGGCAAGATGTATGGCTGGCTCAAGGAAAACAACGACATCTGGGCCGGCCAGAGCGCCAACCCGGTGGCGGTGGTCTTCTCCAGTTTGAGCCGCGATTTCGTCGACCAGAACGCCGGTATCGGCCTCTACACCAGCACCAATCTGGCAGATAATCTCTGGTGGGCCACCGAGCCGACGGACTCGGCCAAGGCCCTGCCCTACCTGGGCGAGTACCGTGGCATCTGCAAGGCCCTGATCCACGCGCACGCACCGTACGACGTCGTCACCACGCCGCACCTGTCCGCGGAGCGGCTCGCACCCTACCCGGTAGTGGTGGCGCCACGGCCCGCTGCGCTGTCGGATGCGGAGATCGCCAGCCTTAAGAGTTACGTCGAGGCCGGCGGCACGCTTGTGATTACCGGTGGTACCGATGCCGGCGTCTTCGATCAGAACGGTGGGCTACGGGCGGGGCCTGCGCTCCTGGAGGCGTTTGGCCTCGGCCCGGGCACCAACTGGCAGCGCACGTCGCACGGCCCAGGGGCCGTGGTGCTGGTGACCGAGCAGGTGGGGCAGAACTATTACCAGACCACGGATGCCGCCATCACAGCCGAGCTCGCAGGGATTATGGCGACGAGCCCGCGCACCGTTGTGACCGATGCGCCGCCCGCCGTCGTGATCGACCTGCGGCAGCCGGCGGAGCCCCGCATTGATGTGCTCTTCGCCAACATCAACGGCCTGGACACCAGCGGGTTCAAGGCTGAGAGCGCAAGCTTCAAGGTTGGCATCCCGTGTGGCGGGAAGACTCCGCAGGGGGTAACCGTCACGCAGCCTGGGGACCTGGCACCGGTAGAGATACCCTTCACGCATGAAGAGGACCGCGCCGTCTTCAACGTAACGGTGGGCGCCATCCTGTTGGCACGGATCGAAGTTGCCTAG
- a CDS encoding GOLPH3/VPS74 family protein has protein sequence MDAETHAVELNLPQAFLLLATNDKDGKPEVPMYALRTTLAGAILAELEQLGAIELRGKHVKAAGTAPKTGFQRELEFIRHKSRPHTPKRWVSNLESRAEVQRVYEGMASLGIVEHAGEKHLGLFRTVRYPEKDHGPEAAVLTKIEAAIRGSATGAPVPDAPATNGGASRAGAAAGATEAGTTDAEALDTGTPKPSKPAPEAPEDRTLALIALLQAAGLLTKLFPGVDRLWAYELAKDYWPARAVEDELRMIRLAEEEAPAL, from the coding sequence ATGGACGCGGAAACACACGCGGTGGAATTGAACCTGCCCCAAGCCTTCCTCCTTTTGGCCACCAACGACAAAGACGGCAAACCTGAGGTGCCTATGTACGCGCTCAGGACCACTTTGGCAGGGGCCATTCTGGCTGAGCTGGAACAGCTTGGTGCGATCGAGCTGCGGGGAAAGCACGTCAAGGCTGCCGGCACGGCCCCCAAAACGGGCTTCCAGCGCGAACTGGAATTCATCCGCCACAAATCACGGCCGCACACTCCCAAGCGGTGGGTCTCAAATCTGGAGAGCCGTGCTGAAGTCCAGCGCGTCTATGAGGGTATGGCGTCACTGGGCATCGTGGAACATGCCGGCGAAAAACACCTTGGTCTGTTCCGGACCGTGCGGTATCCGGAGAAGGACCATGGCCCGGAGGCGGCGGTCCTGACGAAGATCGAGGCCGCGATCAGGGGTTCGGCGACCGGTGCCCCGGTCCCTGATGCCCCGGCGACCAATGGCGGGGCGTCCAGGGCCGGCGCCGCTGCCGGAGCCACTGAGGCGGGGACGACGGATGCGGAAGCCTTGGATACCGGAACGCCTAAACCCTCAAAGCCCGCTCCCGAGGCACCCGAGGACAGGACCTTGGCCCTGATCGCCCTGCTTCAGGCCGCCGGACTGCTCACCAAGCTCTTCCCGGGCGTAGACAGACTTTGGGCATATGAGTTGGCGAAGGACTATTGGCCGGCCCGCGCCGTAGAGGATGAACTTCGAATGATCAGGCTGGCGGAGGAAGAAGCTCCAGCCCTGTAA
- a CDS encoding DUF3846 domain-containing protein, which yields MIISCNALVVPARLSHPVHLKPVEIDLPALQRVAAGEVGLITGQTWHVYLDNDGRRTSPNMRAEVLIREAGVDLEDTVHGTAIFLGRRNGGEDTDAPHHLIRLAEELFDVPLAA from the coding sequence ATGATCATTTCCTGTAATGCCTTAGTTGTCCCGGCCAGACTCTCCCACCCAGTGCACCTCAAACCCGTTGAGATAGACCTGCCCGCACTGCAGCGCGTGGCCGCGGGGGAGGTTGGTTTGATCACTGGACAGACGTGGCATGTCTACCTGGACAACGACGGAAGGCGGACCTCACCGAATATGCGGGCGGAGGTCCTTATCCGCGAAGCAGGCGTCGATCTGGAGGATACAGTCCACGGGACGGCCATCTTCCTTGGCCGCCGAAACGGAGGCGAAGATACCGACGCTCCCCACCACCTCATCAGGCTCGCCGAAGAACTCTTCGACGTGCCATTGGCCGCGTAG
- a CDS encoding response regulator, whose translation MTVLVVDDDPGSLLVARAAVEKSGHHCIVASDGDIAWQLYQDHHPEVVVTDLMMPGLNGFELCRAIRAAESGSYAYLVLLTSHGAREDVLQGMKAGADDYVTKPLDPFVLHTRLLAARRVTTLHGALAEALTETRGSNERLAEFTGRVSHDLRNPLTSILGYVELGSMETDSDSAAEYLEVVGHSARRMLSMVEELLTFASIGGSLVRSRLSLADLVKDVADDLNLGLREAEAVVECEDFYFDADGSQMRVALQNLIQNAVAYRRSGVPPVIRIHGDNFGAGVVIQVADNGKGISPGDRRRVLEPLVRLHREGDPPGSGLGLATCARIAAAHGGRLDISASQSGGTAVSLYLAPAAPGT comes from the coding sequence ATGACGGTGCTGGTGGTGGACGACGATCCAGGATCCCTGCTGGTTGCCAGGGCCGCCGTCGAGAAGTCCGGCCATCACTGCATTGTGGCCTCCGACGGGGACATAGCGTGGCAGCTATACCAGGACCATCATCCCGAGGTGGTGGTAACGGACCTCATGATGCCCGGGCTCAACGGGTTTGAACTGTGCCGGGCCATCCGCGCCGCTGAGTCGGGGTCCTATGCCTACCTGGTCCTGCTGACGTCCCACGGGGCGCGGGAGGACGTCCTGCAAGGCATGAAAGCCGGGGCTGATGATTACGTGACCAAACCGCTGGACCCCTTCGTCCTGCATACCCGCCTGCTTGCGGCCCGGCGTGTCACCACCCTTCACGGCGCGCTGGCCGAAGCCTTGACCGAAACCAGGGGCAGCAATGAGCGGCTGGCCGAGTTCACCGGCAGGGTCAGCCACGATCTCCGCAATCCGTTGACGTCAATCCTTGGCTACGTGGAGCTAGGTTCCATGGAAACGGATAGCGACTCAGCTGCCGAGTACCTCGAGGTGGTGGGTCACAGTGCGCGGAGGATGCTGTCCATGGTGGAGGAGCTGCTCACCTTCGCATCCATTGGTGGTTCGCTGGTCAGGTCCCGGCTGTCGCTGGCAGACCTCGTGAAGGACGTCGCCGACGACCTAAACCTTGGCCTGCGGGAAGCCGAAGCCGTGGTGGAGTGTGAGGATTTCTATTTCGATGCTGACGGAAGCCAGATGCGGGTGGCGCTGCAGAACCTCATCCAGAATGCCGTGGCTTACCGGCGGTCCGGGGTTCCCCCTGTCATCCGGATCCACGGAGACAACTTCGGGGCCGGCGTCGTCATCCAGGTAGCGGATAACGGCAAGGGAATCAGTCCGGGGGACCGACGCCGGGTGCTTGAGCCGCTGGTCCGGCTGCACCGGGAGGGGGACCCGCCAGGATCCGGGCTGGGCCTGGCCACGTGTGCCAGGATCGCGGCGGCCCACGGCGGCCGCCTGGACATCTCTGCCAGCCAGAGCGGCGGGACCGCCGTCAGCCTGTACCTGGCACCGGCAGCACCTGGTACCTAG
- a CDS encoding methylenetetrahydrofolate reductase — protein sequence MLPIRIEIIPSAGIVGLVKAKVPLTTTLTVTCLPHHGIERTMRTAVELSVLGYKVIPHLAARSLRDRAELTRIVRECDAAGICEVFVIGGDRKQPAGVYATALPVLEDIAQYSGGMLRAGIAGYPEGHPLVSPADVLDSLLAKQSLASHMVTQMCFSPEKIHDFAAVLRREGVELPIWAGVAGSVPRTKLISLGTQIGVGSSLKFLSRKGPLARKLLSGDRYSPESLMSGLESQAGAIAGIHLYSFNSLDSIPGQSLPGLGLASAPAALQTALARGRARDDRE from the coding sequence ATGCTCCCCATCAGAATTGAGATCATCCCTTCCGCGGGAATCGTTGGGCTGGTCAAGGCCAAGGTGCCGCTGACCACAACGCTCACGGTGACCTGCCTGCCGCATCACGGCATCGAGCGGACCATGCGGACCGCCGTGGAGCTGAGCGTGCTTGGTTACAAGGTGATCCCGCACCTCGCGGCGCGGAGCCTGCGCGACCGTGCCGAGCTCACCCGGATCGTTCGTGAGTGCGATGCAGCCGGCATCTGCGAGGTGTTCGTGATCGGTGGAGACCGGAAGCAACCGGCGGGGGTCTACGCAACGGCTCTTCCTGTCCTGGAGGACATCGCGCAGTATTCGGGCGGGATGCTGCGGGCAGGCATAGCAGGATATCCGGAGGGGCACCCGTTGGTAAGTCCTGCGGATGTGCTTGATTCCCTTCTGGCCAAGCAGAGCCTGGCCTCGCACATGGTCACGCAGATGTGCTTTTCCCCGGAGAAGATCCACGATTTCGCGGCCGTCCTGCGCCGCGAAGGCGTGGAGCTCCCCATCTGGGCGGGGGTGGCGGGGTCCGTTCCACGGACCAAACTGATCTCCCTGGGAACACAGATCGGTGTGGGAAGTTCGCTCAAATTCCTGAGCCGCAAAGGCCCGCTTGCCCGCAAGCTCCTGAGCGGCGACCGCTACTCGCCAGAAAGCCTGATGTCCGGACTGGAAAGCCAGGCCGGCGCGATCGCGGGCATCCACCTCTACAGCTTCAACAGCCTCGACTCGATTCCCGGCCAATCCCTGCCCGGGCTGGGCCTGGCATCAGCACCCGCTGCACTCCAGACAGCATTGGCTCGGGGAAGAGCACGTGACGATCGAGAGTAA